CACCGACATGCCGGCGCGACAGCACAGCGCGTCTTGTTCCGGGCGGGCGGCGCCGGCGATACCGATGGCGCCGACGATGGTGACGCCGCTGACGATCGGCAGGGCGCCGGCCATGGGCAATATTTTACCGCGATGAGAGATCGCTAGGCTGCGCATCACCGGTTGACGCGCTTGCGCCACCAGCGTCGCGGTGGCGACATGAAACGCCGCGGCGGTGTAAGCTTTGTTGAAAGCGAGTTCAGCGCTGAGTGCTTCGGCTTTGTCCATTTTGCCGACGGCGATGGGCGCGCCGGCTTCGTCGACGACTACGGCGGTGACGGCGGCGCCGACCATTTGGGCGTACTCGTGACTCGACTCGATCATCGCCCAGGCCGTCTCGAAGGGTACCGGGCCAATGGCGGCTTTGTTCTGCCGGAAGAAGGCGGCGTTGACTTCGATGTAGTCGGTGTACTGGGCCGGGATATCGATGTCTTTGAAGATCGCGTCGACCGGGCAGACGATCTCGCACTGCTCGCAGTCGATGCAAACTTCCGGATCGATGTAGAACTGCGGCGCACCGGGCTTGGTGTGGATGCAAGCGACCGGACAAACTTCAACGCAGGCTCCGTCGTTGGTGCAGAGGTCGGTAATTATATAAGGCATTCGTTCTTGCTTCGCTCCAATGGTCAAATTACAAATTACAGATTTCGGATTGCGAATTTGGAATATGGAATCTGTAATTTGTAATCGCTAAGCGCTAGCCGTCCGCGGCCAGCGGTAAGTCAGTGTAGATCGCGTCGGCGACGTAAACATTGGCGCCGAATTCGCGTGTCACCAATCTGCCGTCGCCATTCAACGTTCCCAATCTTGCTTTCGCCGCCAGTGCGTCGGCGTTGCCGTCACGCACCGTCGTGGCGCGAAAGCCTAACTCGCGAATCCATGAACTGAGTACGAAAGTGATGAACAGACCGTTTTGCACGGGCATCTGGCCGCCGATGCCTTTGGCCCGAAGCGGATCGTAGTCGGCGTGGACGGCGCAGAGAACGGCGAAGGGGAGGTCGTTCACTTCGCTGCTCGTTGTCTGACCCTCACCCCGACCCTCTCCCAGTGGGAGAGGGGGAAGATTGTCGAGCTTGGCGATGCCGATCAGCTCGGCGCCGAAGTATTGCGCCATGCCTTTGACGTGGCTGGCGGTGATCTCCGGCGTGTGCAGTTCGGCTTTGGTCGGAAAGACATTTCCCGCCGGCGCGTTACGGATCAGTTCGATGACCGTGTTGGTGCGATCGGCCGGCGCACTGTTGAGGAAAAAATCCCAATAAGGATCGTCTTGGTGATTGTCCTTGGCGGACCAGGGCAATTTGAAATTCACTTACGGTTCTCGCTTGACGAATCGATTGGTGTTTTCCTTGAGCGGCGCGTAGTAGCCGACATCGCCGGCGACAGCCTTGGCACCGGCTTTCTCGTGCGACGCGTTACAACCGGCGACGGTGCAGGCGTGCTCGCCAGGTTTGACGCCGGAGTCGTAGCCTAGCCACGTGACGCGCGCGTTACGAACCAGACCCCAAAAGCGGTCGTCGATCCATTTCAAAAATTTCACCAGCACCGGCCGCAGCGCGAACGGACAATAGTGCAACGCCGAGGTCGCCATGTTGTGCCACCAAGTTTTCGGCTTGGTGTAAGGGCAGACGGTGGCGCAGGTGAGACAGCTGCCCCAATGATCGTGTACGTAGGGGCGCAGTTTGTAACAGGTGAGCCAGTTGATTTTGTATTTCTCGATGCCGT
The sequence above is drawn from the Deltaproteobacteria bacterium genome and encodes:
- a CDS encoding 4Fe-4S dicluster domain-containing protein — translated: MPYIITDLCTNDGACVEVCPVACIHTKPGAPQFYIDPEVCIDCEQCEIVCPVDAIFKDIDIPAQYTDYIEVNAAFFRQNKAAIGPVPFETAWAMIESSHEYAQMVGAAVTAVVVDEAGAPIAVGKMDKAEALSAELAFNKAYTAAAFHVATATLVAQARQPVMRSLAISHRGKILPMAGALPIVSGVTIVGAIGIAGAARPEQDALCCRAGMSVWENAHH